Proteins encoded within one genomic window of Trueperaceae bacterium:
- the rplI gene encoding 50S ribosomal protein L9 — MNVILLEPVEKLGDAGEMVKVRPGHARNFLIPQGLALPATRSNRAELEARLAQRARQLSEQKGDAERLKEMLADAVIEIRVKAGEERIYGSVGNRDIAEAVQAAYDVEIERRKIDLPEPIKTIGEYTIPYKPHPDVQIDLQVKVLPEE; from the coding sequence ATGAACGTCATCCTGCTCGAGCCCGTCGAAAAGTTGGGCGATGCGGGCGAGATGGTCAAGGTCCGGCCCGGGCACGCCCGCAACTTCCTGATCCCTCAAGGTCTGGCGTTGCCGGCTACCAGGTCGAACCGCGCCGAGCTCGAGGCCCGGCTCGCCCAGCGCGCCCGCCAGCTTTCGGAGCAGAAGGGCGACGCCGAGCGTCTCAAGGAGATGCTCGCTGATGCCGTCATCGAGATCCGGGTCAAGGCCGGGGAAGAGCGCATCTACGGCTCGGTCGGCAACCGTGACATCGCCGAAGCGGTTCAGGCCGCCTACGACGTAGAGATCGAACGCCGGAAGATCGACCTCCCCGAGCCGATCAAAACCATCGGGGAGTACACCATCCCCTACAAGCCGCACCCCGACGTGCAGATCGACCTGCAGGTAAAGGTTCTGCCGGAGGAGTAA
- a CDS encoding single-stranded DNA-binding protein, which yields MARGLNYIYLAGTLTQAPELRYTPGGLAILEMNLAGNDHVIGDDDQPRELAWYHRVTVFGAQAESLANQLEAGMPVLVEGRLDYRSWESQEGQRRSALDVKANRVEVMGFGPRRDSATVEDARGQQRLRNALNEVMIIGNLTRDAELRYTPSGSAVTRFSVAVNERFRDKSGADQERTHYVDVNVWRELAEACGELAKGDPVFVIGRLVNDSWTDKEGNRRYTTRIEGSRVEFLTRGPGVGGAGTRPEPVASRAQASQLDIDEEFPPEEDLPF from the coding sequence TTACCCAGGCTCCGGAGTTGCGTTACACCCCGGGTGGCCTTGCCATCCTCGAGATGAACCTGGCCGGCAACGACCACGTCATCGGGGATGACGACCAGCCACGTGAGCTTGCCTGGTATCACCGGGTAACCGTGTTCGGTGCTCAAGCCGAGTCTCTGGCGAACCAGCTCGAAGCCGGAATGCCCGTTCTCGTCGAAGGACGGCTCGACTACCGCTCGTGGGAAAGCCAGGAAGGTCAGCGCCGCAGCGCGCTCGACGTCAAGGCGAACCGGGTCGAGGTGATGGGTTTCGGTCCGCGCAGAGACAGCGCCACCGTCGAGGACGCGAGGGGGCAGCAGCGCCTTCGCAATGCCCTCAACGAGGTGATGATCATCGGCAACCTAACCCGTGATGCCGAACTCCGTTACACCCCTTCGGGAAGCGCTGTCACGCGCTTCAGTGTCGCCGTCAATGAACGATTCCGCGACAAGAGCGGCGCCGATCAGGAGCGCACACACTACGTCGACGTGAACGTTTGGCGCGAGTTGGCCGAGGCCTGCGGAGAGCTGGCCAAGGGTGATCCGGTCTTCGTGATCGGCCGCCTGGTGAACGATTCCTGGACGGACAAAGAAGGTAATCGCAGATACACGACGCGCATCGAAGGGTCGCGCGTCGAGTTCCTGACCCGTGGTCCCGGTGTTGGTGGAGCCGGTACCCGCCCGGAGCCCGTGGCTTCGCGCGCCCAGGCGAGTCAGCTTGATATAGACGAAGAGTTTCCACCGGAAGAGGATCTACCCTTCTAG
- the rpsR gene encoding 30S ribosomal protein S18, with product MARDRGRDSRKGGRDKRGGGRRGRRPKVCQFCTGDLEITAYHDGRMLRRFISDTAKILPRRRTGTCAKHQRRLATTIKRARTLAIIPITEKLVRR from the coding sequence ATGGCAAGAGATAGAGGAAGAGACAGCCGCAAGGGCGGCCGTGACAAACGCGGAGGCGGCCGCAGGGGTCGTCGTCCGAAGGTATGCCAGTTCTGCACCGGCGACCTCGAGATCACCGCATACCACGACGGCAGGATGCTGCGCCGCTTCATCAGCGATACCGCCAAGATCCTGCCCCGTCGCCGTACCGGCACGTGTGCCAAGCACCAGCGCAGGCTCGCTACTACGATCAAACGTGCCCGCACGCTAGCGATCATTCCGATCACGGAGAAGTTGGTCCGCAGATGA